A window of the Streptomyces finlayi genome harbors these coding sequences:
- a CDS encoding C40 family peptidase — protein MSAQVHVPSLLARAGTASALTLALGTTMLAPGIVNDAEAATHSTKALSIAASKKGSPYKYGAAGPRRFDCSGLTMYSFKRVGKKLPRTAQQQYNKTRHITSSQRKRGDLVFFHSGRSVYHVGIYAGGGRIWHSPKSGSVVRLERIWSRSVWYGRVR, from the coding sequence ATGTCTGCGCAGGTTCATGTCCCGTCACTTCTCGCCCGGGCCGGCACGGCCTCGGCACTCACTCTCGCCCTCGGAACCACCATGCTGGCCCCGGGCATCGTGAACGATGCCGAAGCCGCCACCCATTCGACGAAGGCGCTCAGCATCGCCGCCTCGAAGAAGGGTTCACCCTACAAGTACGGTGCAGCCGGCCCCCGCCGTTTCGACTGTTCGGGGCTGACGATGTACTCGTTCAAGAGGGTGGGCAAGAAGCTCCCCCGCACGGCCCAGCAGCAGTACAACAAGACCCGCCACATCACCTCCTCGCAGCGGAAGCGTGGCGATCTGGTCTTCTTCCATTCCGGCCGCAGCGTCTACCACGTGGGCATCTACGCGGGCGGCGGCCGGATCTGGCACTCCCCGAAGTCCGGGTCCGTCGTGCGCCTCGAACG
- a CDS encoding ATP-dependent Clp protease proteolytic subunit: MIRPAARYVLPELTERTATGTRTLDPYSKLLSERIVFLGTPVDDVATTDLIAQFMYLEHADPDRPVSLYINSPGGSFTAMAAIYDTMQFLTCEVETFCLGQAGSSAAVLLAAGAPGRRHALPGARVVIQQPSLPEPVRGQPSDLEIEAGELMREREVLTEMLIRHTGRPAEQVSADLDRDTFLDAAAAKAYGMVDHVMENRSPSQPPHTAR; this comes from the coding sequence ATGATCCGCCCCGCCGCTCGATACGTACTGCCGGAACTCACGGAGCGCACCGCCACCGGAACCCGGACCCTCGACCCGTACTCGAAGCTGCTGTCCGAGCGGATCGTCTTTCTCGGCACACCGGTGGACGACGTCGCGACGACCGACCTCATCGCTCAGTTCATGTACCTGGAGCACGCGGATCCCGACCGGCCGGTCTCGCTGTACATCAACTCCCCCGGCGGCTCGTTCACCGCCATGGCAGCCATCTACGACACGATGCAGTTCCTCACCTGCGAGGTGGAGACGTTCTGTCTCGGCCAGGCCGGCTCCTCGGCGGCCGTCCTGCTCGCCGCCGGTGCGCCGGGCCGGCGACATGCCCTGCCCGGCGCCCGGGTAGTCATTCAGCAGCCGTCCCTGCCGGAGCCCGTGCGGGGCCAGCCCTCCGATCTGGAGATCGAGGCAGGGGAGTTGATGCGTGAGCGCGAGGTGCTCACGGAGATGCTGATCCGGCACACCGGCCGGCCCGCGGAGCAGGTATCCGCCGACCTCGACCGGGACACCTTCCTCGACGCCGCGGCCGCCAAGGCGTACGGGATGGTGGACCACGTCATGGAGAACCGCAGCCCCTCCCAGCCGCCGCACACCGCGAGGTGA
- a CDS encoding type II toxin-antitoxin system Phd/YefM family antitoxin, which translates to MAYEIPVTQARAELAELINRVVYGGERVVVTRHGKPLIALVSAADLRRLEDEEAVAEEQVIRSVSSIHSVTSAPGERRSFGIAAEHRRHDHQGD; encoded by the coding sequence ATGGCCTACGAGATTCCGGTGACGCAAGCCCGGGCGGAGCTCGCCGAACTGATCAACCGCGTCGTCTACGGCGGCGAACGGGTGGTCGTGACGCGGCACGGAAAGCCGCTCATCGCCCTCGTTTCCGCCGCTGACCTGCGGCGACTCGAGGACGAGGAAGCAGTGGCGGAGGAGCAGGTGATCCGCTCGGTGTCCTCGATCCACTCGGTGACGTCCGCTCCGGGCGAACGGCGGAGCTTCGGTATCGCCGCCGAGCACCGTCGGCACGACCACCAGGGCGACTGA
- a CDS encoding urease subunit gamma, whose product MQLTPHEQERLLIHVAADVAERRRARGLRLNHPEAVALITAHLLEGARDGRTVSELMASGRRLLTRDDVMEGIPEMIHDVQVEATFPDGTKLVTVHDPIV is encoded by the coding sequence GTGCAACTGACTCCGCACGAGCAGGAGCGCCTGCTCATCCATGTGGCCGCCGACGTGGCGGAGAGGCGACGGGCGCGCGGGCTGCGGCTCAACCACCCCGAGGCCGTCGCCCTGATCACCGCGCATCTGCTGGAGGGCGCGCGCGACGGCCGTACGGTCTCCGAGCTCATGGCGTCAGGACGGAGGCTGCTCACCCGTGACGACGTCATGGAGGGCATCCCCGAGATGATCCACGATGTCCAGGTCGAGGCCACCTTCCCCGACGGCACCAAGCTCGTCACCGTCCACGACCCGATCGTCTGA
- a CDS encoding urease subunit beta gives MIPGEILYADGPVPLNEGRAVTRLTVLNAADRPVQVGSHYHFAEANPGLDFDRTAARGQRLNIAAGTAVRFEPGIPVDVQLVPLAGLRIVHGLRGETGGALDA, from the coding sequence ATGATTCCCGGAGAGATCCTGTACGCGGACGGCCCGGTGCCGCTCAACGAGGGCCGTGCCGTCACCCGCCTCACCGTCCTCAACGCCGCCGACCGCCCCGTCCAGGTCGGCTCGCACTACCACTTCGCCGAGGCCAACCCGGGCCTGGACTTCGACCGGACCGCCGCCCGCGGGCAGCGGCTCAACATCGCCGCCGGCACCGCTGTCCGCTTCGAGCCCGGCATTCCCGTCGACGTCCAACTCGTCCCCCTCGCAGGGCTGCGCATCGTCCACGGCCTGCGCGGCGAAACCGGAGGTGCCCTCGATGCCTGA
- a CDS encoding urease subunit alpha — translation MPELDRAVYADLFGPTTGDRIRLADTDLFAEIEEDRSGGPGLAGDEAVFGGGKVIRESMGQARTTRAEGAPDTVITGAVVIDHWGVVKADIGIRDGRITGIGKAGNPDAMDGVHPDLVIGPETEIIAGNGKVLTAGAVDAHVHFISPTIVDQALSAGVTTLVGGGTGPAEGTKATTVTPGAWHLARMFEALEAYPVNIGLLGKGNTMSQDAMRAQLRGGALGFKIHEDWGATPAVIDACLTVCEESGAQLAIHTDTLNEAGFVGDTLAAIAGRSIHAYHTEGAGGGHAPDIITVVSEPYILPSSTNPTRPHTVNTIEEHLDMLMVCHHLNPAVPEDLAFAESRIRPSTIAAEDILHDLGAISIISSDAQAMGRVGEVILRTWQTAHVMKKRRGALPGDGRADNRRIRRYVAKYTINPAVAQGLDREIGSVETGKLADLVLWDPAFFGVKPQTVIKGGQIAYAQMGDANASIPTPQPVMPRPMFGARGRAPAANSFNFVTGVAIEDGLPERLGLGKRFVPITSTRGVTKADMRENDALPRVQVDPDSFAVTIDGEPVVPAPAAELPMAQRYFLF, via the coding sequence ATGCCTGAACTCGACCGCGCGGTCTACGCCGACCTGTTCGGACCCACCACGGGCGACCGCATCCGGCTCGCCGACACCGACCTGTTCGCCGAGATCGAGGAGGACCGCTCCGGCGGGCCCGGACTCGCCGGTGACGAAGCGGTGTTCGGTGGCGGCAAGGTGATCCGCGAGTCGATGGGCCAGGCGCGCACCACCCGCGCCGAAGGCGCCCCCGACACCGTGATCACCGGCGCCGTCGTCATCGACCACTGGGGCGTCGTCAAGGCGGACATCGGCATCCGCGACGGCCGGATCACCGGCATCGGCAAGGCCGGGAACCCCGACGCGATGGACGGAGTGCACCCCGACCTGGTCATCGGACCCGAGACCGAGATCATCGCCGGCAACGGCAAGGTTCTGACCGCGGGCGCCGTCGACGCGCACGTCCACTTCATCTCGCCGACCATCGTCGACCAGGCGCTGTCCGCCGGTGTCACCACTCTCGTGGGCGGTGGCACGGGACCCGCCGAGGGCACCAAGGCCACCACGGTCACGCCCGGCGCCTGGCACCTCGCGCGGATGTTCGAGGCGTTGGAGGCCTACCCGGTCAACATCGGCCTGCTCGGCAAGGGCAACACGATGTCCCAGGACGCGATGCGTGCCCAACTCCGGGGCGGAGCGCTCGGATTCAAGATCCATGAGGACTGGGGGGCCACACCCGCCGTCATCGACGCCTGCCTGACGGTGTGCGAGGAGAGCGGCGCCCAGCTCGCCATCCACACGGACACCCTCAACGAGGCCGGATTCGTCGGCGACACCCTCGCCGCCATCGCGGGACGCTCGATCCACGCGTACCACACCGAAGGGGCCGGGGGAGGGCATGCCCCCGACATCATCACCGTCGTGTCGGAGCCGTACATCCTGCCGAGCTCCACCAACCCGACCCGCCCGCACACCGTCAACACCATCGAGGAGCACCTCGACATGCTGATGGTCTGCCACCACCTCAATCCGGCGGTGCCGGAGGACCTGGCCTTCGCCGAGTCACGGATCAGGCCCTCGACCATCGCGGCCGAAGACATCCTCCACGACCTCGGCGCGATCTCGATCATCTCCTCCGACGCCCAGGCGATGGGCCGTGTCGGCGAAGTGATCCTGCGGACCTGGCAGACCGCGCACGTGATGAAGAAGCGGCGCGGCGCCCTGCCGGGAGACGGACGGGCCGACAACCGCCGTATCCGTCGCTATGTCGCCAAATACACGATCAACCCGGCGGTGGCCCAGGGGCTGGACCGGGAGATCGGCTCCGTCGAGACCGGCAAGCTCGCCGACCTCGTCCTCTGGGACCCGGCGTTCTTCGGGGTCAAGCCGCAGACGGTCATCAAGGGCGGCCAGATCGCGTACGCGCAGATGGGCGACGCCAACGCCTCCATTCCCACTCCGCAGCCGGTGATGCCCCGGCCGATGTTCGGCGCACGCGGCCGCGCCCCCGCGGCGAACTCGTTCAACTTCGTGACCGGCGTGGCCATCGAGGACGGACTGCCGGAACGCCTCGGCCTCGGCAAACGGTTCGTGCCGATCACCAGTACCAGGGGCGTCACCAAGGCGGACATGCGGGAGAACGACGCGCTGCCCCGTGTCCAGGTCGACCCGGACAGCTTCGCCGTCACCATCGACGGTGAGCCGGTCGTTCCCGCGCCCGCCGCCGAACTCCCCATGGCGCAGCGCTACTTCCTCTTCTGA
- a CDS encoding urease accessory protein UreF gives MTRAALLVLADGRFPAGGHAHSGGAEPAVKAGRIRNTDDLADFCRGRLHTTGLTSAALAAAAAHGLDPLALDEAADARTPSPALRAVARKLGRQLMRAARATWPSAELAALAAARPRGAHQPVVLGLTARSAGLGPEDAAHCVVYETVSGPATAVVRLLSLDPFEATAVLARLAPELDRVAEQAATAARLGLDALPAASAPLLDISAEAHAAWPVRLFAS, from the coding sequence ATGACGCGCGCAGCGCTGCTCGTCCTCGCAGACGGCCGGTTCCCCGCCGGTGGCCATGCCCACTCGGGTGGCGCCGAACCGGCCGTCAAGGCAGGGCGCATCCGTAACACCGACGACCTCGCGGACTTCTGCCGTGGCCGGCTCCACACCACGGGACTCACCTCCGCCGCACTGGCCGCGGCGGCCGCCCACGGCCTCGACCCGCTCGCGCTCGACGAGGCCGCCGACGCCCGCACACCCTCGCCCGCCCTGCGAGCCGTCGCGCGCAAGCTCGGCCGTCAGCTGATGCGGGCCGCCCGAGCCACCTGGCCCAGCGCCGAACTGGCCGCTCTCGCCGCCGCCCGGCCGCGAGGCGCCCACCAGCCCGTCGTCCTCGGCCTCACCGCCCGGTCCGCTGGGCTCGGGCCCGAGGACGCCGCGCACTGCGTCGTGTACGAGACGGTCAGCGGACCTGCCACCGCGGTCGTCCGGCTGCTCTCCCTCGACCCCTTCGAGGCCACCGCCGTCCTCGCCCGCCTCGCCCCCGAACTCGACCGGGTCGCCGAGCAGGCCGCCACCGCCGCCCGCCTGGGCCTCGACGCGCTGCCCGCCGCTTCGGCGCCGCTGCTCGACATCTCCGCCGAAGCGCACGCCGCCTGGCCGGTCCGTCTCTTCGCCTCGTGA
- the ureG gene encoding urease accessory protein UreG produces the protein MHLDHSHDGPAAVSADAARPDGTRRALRIGLGGPVGSGKTATVAALCRTLRDQLSIAVVTNDIYTREDAEFLLRNAVLPPERIQAVETGACPHTAIRDDISANLEAVEDLEDAVGPLDLVLVESGGDNLTATFSRGLVDAQVFVIDVAGGDDIPRKGGPGVTTADLLVINKTDLAPYVGSDLGRMARDAAEQRGELPVVFTSLTSTDGVRPIADWVRAQLAAWTA, from the coding sequence ATGCACCTCGACCACAGCCACGACGGTCCGGCCGCCGTGAGCGCCGACGCCGCACGGCCCGACGGCACCCGGCGCGCCCTGCGCATCGGGCTCGGCGGTCCGGTCGGCTCAGGCAAGACCGCGACCGTCGCCGCCCTCTGCCGCACACTGCGCGACCAGCTGTCCATCGCCGTCGTCACCAACGACATCTACACCCGCGAGGACGCCGAGTTCCTGCTGCGCAACGCCGTCCTGCCGCCCGAGCGCATCCAGGCCGTGGAGACCGGTGCCTGCCCGCACACCGCGATCCGCGACGACATCTCCGCCAACCTCGAAGCGGTCGAGGATCTGGAGGACGCAGTCGGCCCCCTCGATCTCGTCCTGGTGGAGTCCGGCGGTGACAACCTCACCGCCACCTTCTCCAGAGGGCTGGTGGACGCCCAGGTCTTCGTGATCGACGTGGCGGGCGGCGACGACATCCCCCGCAAGGGCGGCCCCGGCGTCACCACCGCCGACCTCCTCGTCATCAACAAGACCGACCTCGCGCCGTACGTCGGCTCCGACCTCGGCCGGATGGCCCGCGACGCGGCCGAGCAGCGCGGCGAACTCCCGGTCGTGTTCACGTCCTTGACGTCCACCGACGGCGTCCGCCCCATCGCCGACTGGGTGCGCGCCCAGCTCGCCGCCTGGACCGCATGA
- a CDS encoding urease accessory protein UreD, translating into MSVQATARITAVPDGRGGTALPVLESGGPLALRRTRSGLAPYARVTVVGAMTAPLGGDRLAVEVDIGDGAHLTVDSAAATVALPGAGPDAGPATYDVRLAVGEGATLRWLPEQLVSAYGSELRMTTRVELAPSARLVLREEQVLGRHGETTGTLTTRLTVRRSGRPLLDQQLAYGPGAPAGWDGGAVLGGHRAVGQLLLVEPDFEDSCPETRLLSPTAVRTRLAGPAVLVTAVAADARLLRGVLDEALRELKGTG; encoded by the coding sequence ATGAGCGTCCAGGCCACGGCCCGTATCACCGCGGTCCCCGACGGCAGGGGCGGCACCGCGCTGCCCGTCCTGGAGAGCGGCGGGCCCCTCGCCCTGCGCCGCACCCGTTCCGGCCTGGCCCCGTACGCCCGCGTCACCGTCGTCGGCGCCATGACCGCGCCCCTGGGCGGTGACCGGCTCGCCGTCGAGGTGGACATCGGGGACGGTGCCCATCTGACCGTGGACTCGGCGGCCGCCACCGTCGCCCTCCCCGGAGCGGGACCGGACGCCGGGCCCGCGACGTACGACGTACGGCTGGCCGTGGGGGAGGGGGCGACGCTCCGCTGGCTTCCGGAGCAGCTCGTCTCCGCGTACGGCAGCGAGCTGCGCATGACCACCCGGGTCGAACTCGCCCCCTCCGCGCGTCTGGTGCTGCGGGAGGAACAGGTCCTCGGCCGGCACGGCGAAACGACCGGTACGCTCACCACCCGGCTCACCGTGCGCCGGTCAGGACGCCCGCTGCTCGACCAGCAACTCGCCTACGGGCCGGGCGCGCCCGCCGGCTGGGACGGCGGGGCCGTACTCGGCGGACACCGGGCGGTCGGCCAACTCCTGCTCGTCGAACCGGACTTCGAGGACTCCTGCCCGGAGACCCGACTGCTCTCCCCGACCGCCGTACGCACCCGGCTCGCCGGCCCCGCCGTGCTGGTGACCGCCGTCGCGGCCGACGCACGGCTGCTGCGCGGGGTGCTGGACGAGGCCCTGCGTGAGCTGAAAGGAACCGGCTGA
- a CDS encoding NAD-dependent epimerase/dehydratase family protein produces MSRGHAYVLGATGQIGRAAVAALAGDGWEVTAASYGGGRDGTWPEGVRGVRLDRDEDGAVAAALGEGCDVLVDMVAFDGAHARQLTGLADRIGSAVVISSGAVYEDGQGRSFDTQDRPDGGPRYPVPIPESLATVAPGDGTYATRKIRLERELLAAAGSLPVTLLRAGAVHGPYSRTPRELYFVKRAVDGRTRRVLAYGGTSRFHPVHVSNVAELIRLAALRPGSRVLNAADPGAPTVAEIGAAVDEVLGRRTETVLLAGAPAPGRVGETPWSAAHDIVYDMTAAERELGYRPVTGYADSLPETVAWLAGRLDGRDWRDAFPKMARNYGDIFDYAAEDAWLEEYDRGV; encoded by the coding sequence ATGAGCAGAGGACACGCATATGTGCTGGGCGCCACGGGTCAGATCGGGAGGGCGGCCGTCGCCGCGCTCGCCGGGGACGGCTGGGAGGTCACCGCGGCCTCGTACGGTGGCGGGCGGGACGGCACCTGGCCCGAGGGGGTGCGTGGCGTCCGTCTCGACCGGGACGAGGACGGGGCGGTCGCGGCGGCGCTGGGCGAGGGCTGTGACGTCCTGGTCGACATGGTGGCCTTCGACGGGGCCCACGCCCGGCAGCTGACCGGTCTCGCCGACCGGATCGGCTCGGCGGTGGTCATCTCCAGCGGCGCGGTGTACGAGGACGGGCAGGGCCGCAGCTTCGACACCCAGGACCGCCCGGACGGCGGCCCGCGCTATCCGGTGCCGATCCCCGAGTCCCTGGCCACCGTGGCACCGGGCGACGGGACCTACGCGACGCGCAAGATCCGGCTGGAGCGGGAGCTGCTGGCCGCCGCCGGTTCCCTGCCCGTGACGCTGCTGCGGGCGGGGGCCGTGCACGGGCCGTACTCTCGCACCCCGCGCGAGCTGTATTTCGTCAAGCGCGCTGTCGACGGCCGGACGCGCCGGGTCCTGGCTTACGGGGGCACCAGCCGCTTCCATCCCGTGCATGTGTCCAATGTGGCGGAGCTGATCCGGCTCGCCGCACTGCGGCCTGGCAGCCGGGTGCTGAACGCGGCGGATCCCGGGGCTCCGACGGTCGCCGAGATCGGTGCGGCCGTCGACGAGGTCCTCGGGAGGAGGACGGAGACCGTGCTGCTGGCGGGCGCGCCTGCCCCGGGCCGGGTCGGGGAGACCCCCTGGAGCGCGGCGCACGACATCGTGTACGACATGACGGCGGCGGAGCGGGAGCTCGGCTACCGGCCGGTGACCGGTTACGCGGACTCCCTGCCGGAGACCGTGGCCTGGCTCGCCGGGCGGCTGGACGGCCGGGACTGGAGGGACGCGTTCCCCAAAATGGCGCGGAACTACGGCGACATCTTCGACTACGCGGCGGAGGACGCCTGGCTGGAGGAGTACGACCGGGGCGTGTGA
- a CDS encoding lysophospholipid acyltransferase family protein, translating into MFYYVLKYVVLGPVLRLLFRPRIEGLEHIPADGAAIVAGNHLSFSDHFLMPAIIKRRITFLAKAEYFTGPGLKGRLTAAFFHSAGQIPVDRSGKDAGQAAIREGLGVLDKGELLGIYPEGTRSHDGRLYKGKVGVAVMAIRAGVPVVPCAMVGTFEIQPPGRVVPRIKQVTIRFGEPLDFSRYAGLENQKAAIRAVTDEIMYAILGLSGQEYVDEYAVKVKAAQADQPKKFLRLRR; encoded by the coding sequence GTGTTCTATTACGTCCTGAAATACGTCGTGCTGGGGCCGGTGCTGCGCCTGTTGTTCCGGCCGCGGATCGAGGGACTGGAGCACATTCCCGCCGACGGGGCGGCGATCGTCGCCGGCAATCACCTGTCGTTCTCCGACCACTTCCTGATGCCCGCGATCATCAAGCGGCGCATCACTTTTCTGGCGAAGGCGGAGTACTTCACCGGCCCCGGTCTCAAGGGTCGGCTGACCGCCGCCTTCTTCCACAGTGCGGGGCAGATCCCGGTGGACCGCTCCGGCAAGGACGCGGGGCAGGCCGCGATCCGCGAGGGGCTCGGGGTACTGGACAAGGGCGAGCTGCTGGGGATCTACCCGGAGGGCACGCGCTCGCACGACGGGCGCCTGTACAAGGGCAAGGTCGGAGTCGCGGTCATGGCGATCCGGGCGGGGGTTCCGGTGGTCCCGTGCGCGATGGTGGGCACCTTCGAGATCCAGCCGCCCGGCAGGGTCGTCCCGCGGATCAAGCAGGTCACGATCCGTTTCGGTGAGCCGCTCGACTTCTCCAGGTACGCGGGGCTTGAGAACCAGAAGGCGGCGATCCGGGCCGTCACGGACGAGATCATGTACGCGATCCTGGGTCTCTCCGGCCAGGAGTACGTGGACGAGTACGCGGTCAAGGTGAAGGCCGCGCAGGCGGACCAGCCGAAGAAGTTCCTCCGGCTGCGGCGCTGA
- a CDS encoding cytochrome c oxidase assembly protein, which yields MDHSGHGMNMDLPPFTLGRGLEFSADPFFLVGCVLALVLYAYAVLRLRRRGDGWPVNRIVFFVLGVLSIALVMCTKLNDYGMVMFSVHMVQHMVISMLSPILLLLGAPVTLMLRALPVAGRDRTGPRELLLMLLHSRYMKIITHPVFTIPLFIASLYGLYFTPIFDFLMGSKPGHLAMMLHFLAVGLVFFWPIMGIDPGPHRPGYLMRMLELFAGMPFHAFFGIALMMASGPMVETYKDPPASLGIDALSDQNWAGGIAWAFSEIPSVLVLIALVFQWYRSEQRTAKRSDRAADRDGDKELAAYNAYLASLQARGQ from the coding sequence ATGGACCACAGCGGGCACGGCATGAACATGGATCTGCCGCCGTTCACGCTCGGACGTGGGCTGGAATTCTCCGCGGACCCGTTCTTCCTCGTCGGCTGCGTGCTGGCGCTCGTGCTGTACGCGTACGCCGTACTGCGGCTGCGCAGGCGCGGGGACGGCTGGCCGGTCAACCGGATCGTCTTCTTCGTCCTCGGTGTGCTGTCCATCGCCCTGGTGATGTGCACCAAGCTCAACGACTACGGCATGGTCATGTTCAGTGTGCACATGGTGCAGCACATGGTGATCAGCATGCTGTCGCCGATCCTGCTGCTGCTGGGCGCGCCGGTGACCCTGATGCTGCGGGCGCTTCCGGTCGCCGGGCGGGACCGGACCGGACCGCGCGAACTGCTGCTCATGCTGCTGCACAGCCGGTACATGAAGATCATCACGCATCCGGTGTTCACGATCCCGCTCTTCATCGCCAGTCTGTACGGGCTCTACTTCACGCCGATCTTCGACTTCCTGATGGGCTCGAAGCCCGGCCACCTGGCGATGATGCTGCACTTCCTCGCCGTCGGCCTGGTGTTCTTCTGGCCGATCATGGGAATCGACCCGGGTCCGCACCGGCCGGGTTATCTCATGCGGATGCTGGAGCTCTTCGCCGGGATGCCGTTCCACGCGTTCTTCGGCATCGCGCTGATGATGGCGAGCGGCCCGATGGTGGAGACGTACAAGGATCCTCCGGCCTCTCTGGGCATCGACGCGCTCAGCGACCAGAACTGGGCGGGCGGTATCGCCTGGGCGTTCAGCGAGATCCCCTCGGTGCTGGTGCTGATCGCGCTGGTCTTCCAGTGGTACCGCTCCGAGCAGCGGACCGCGAAGCGCTCGGACCGGGCCGCCGACCGGGACGGCGACAAGGAGCTGGCCGCCTACAACGCGTATCTCGCCTCCTTGCAGGCGCGCGGGCAGTAG
- a CDS encoding 6-phosphofructokinase, with translation MRIGVLTSGGDCPGLNAVIRSVVHRAVVDHGDEVIGFHDGWRGLLECDYRKLDLDAVGGILARGGTILGSSRVQPAHLRDGVERARGHVCDLGLDAIIPIGGEGTLKAANLLSEAGLPIVGVPKTIDNDIASTDVTFGFDTAVGVATDALDRLKTTAESHQRVLIVEVMGRHTGWIALHSGMAAGAHAIVVPERPFDIDELTTLVGRRFSAGKKFAIVVVAEGAKPREGSMEFAQGTKDIYGHERFAGVATQLSIELEHRLGKEARPVILGHVQRGGTPTAYDRVLATRFGWHAVEAAHRGEFGMMTALHGTDIEMVPLAAAVETLKTVPAERYAEAECVL, from the coding sequence ATGCGAATTGGTGTGCTCACCTCCGGCGGCGACTGCCCCGGCCTCAATGCCGTCATCCGTTCCGTCGTGCACCGCGCGGTCGTGGACCACGGTGACGAGGTCATCGGCTTCCACGACGGCTGGAGGGGCCTCCTCGAGTGCGACTACCGCAAGCTCGACCTCGATGCGGTCGGCGGCATCCTCGCCCGTGGCGGCACGATCCTCGGCTCCTCCCGGGTCCAGCCGGCCCATCTGCGTGACGGTGTAGAGCGGGCCAGGGGACATGTCTGCGACCTCGGTCTCGACGCCATCATCCCGATCGGCGGCGAGGGCACCCTGAAGGCGGCCAATCTGCTCTCCGAGGCGGGTCTGCCGATCGTCGGCGTTCCGAAGACGATCGACAACGACATCGCCTCCACGGACGTGACCTTCGGTTTCGACACCGCCGTCGGTGTCGCGACCGACGCCCTGGACCGGCTGAAGACCACGGCCGAGTCGCACCAGCGGGTGCTGATCGTGGAGGTCATGGGACGGCACACCGGCTGGATCGCGCTGCACTCGGGCATGGCGGCCGGTGCCCACGCCATCGTCGTCCCCGAGCGCCCCTTCGACATCGACGAGCTGACCACCCTCGTCGGACGGCGCTTCTCCGCCGGCAAGAAGTTCGCGATCGTCGTGGTCGCCGAGGGCGCGAAGCCGCGGGAGGGCTCCATGGAGTTCGCCCAGGGCACCAAGGACATCTACGGGCACGAGCGGTTCGCCGGAGTGGCGACGCAGCTCTCCATCGAGCTGGAGCACCGGCTCGGCAAGGAGGCCCGTCCGGTGATCCTCGGCCATGTGCAGCGCGGCGGTACCCCGACCGCGTACGACCGGGTCCTCGCGACCCGCTTCGGCTGGCACGCGGTGGAGGCGGCTCACCGCGGCGAGTTCGGCATGATGACGGCGCTGCACGGCACGGACATCGAGATGGTGCCGCTGGCGGCGGCCGTGGAGACCCTGAAGACGGTTCCGGCGGAGCGTTACGCCGAGGCCGAGTGCGTGCTCTGA
- a CDS encoding type 1 glutamine amidotransferase: protein MSNNSLRLVWVYPDLLSTYGDQGNALVVERRARQRGLDVQRVDVRSDQPVPTSGDIYLIGGGEDRPQRLAAERLRRDGGLSRAASNGAIIFSVCAGYQILGHEFVNDLGEREQGLGLLDVVSTRGEGARCVGDVLADIDPNLGMPPLTGFENHQGVTHLGPTARPFARVQFGRGNGTGDGTEGAYNDTVFGTYMHGPVMARNPMIADLLLKLALDVNALPPTDDRWYEALRSERIAAATQPA, encoded by the coding sequence ATGAGCAACAACAGCCTGCGGCTGGTGTGGGTCTACCCCGACCTCCTCAGCACCTACGGCGATCAGGGCAACGCCCTCGTGGTGGAGCGCCGGGCCCGGCAGCGCGGCCTCGACGTGCAGCGCGTCGACGTCCGCAGTGACCAGCCCGTTCCCACCTCCGGCGACATCTATCTGATCGGCGGCGGTGAGGACCGGCCGCAGCGGCTCGCCGCCGAGCGGCTGCGCCGCGACGGCGGTCTGAGCCGGGCCGCGTCCAACGGCGCGATCATCTTCTCGGTGTGCGCGGGCTACCAGATCCTCGGCCACGAGTTCGTCAACGACCTCGGGGAGCGCGAGCAGGGGCTCGGTCTGCTCGACGTGGTCTCCACGCGCGGCGAGGGCGCCCGATGCGTCGGCGACGTCCTCGCGGACATCGACCCGAACCTCGGGATGCCGCCCCTGACCGGCTTCGAGAACCACCAGGGCGTCACCCATCTCGGCCCGACGGCACGGCCGTTCGCCCGGGTTCAGTTCGGCCGGGGCAACGGCACCGGAGACGGTACCGAAGGCGCGTACAACGACACGGTGTTCGGTACGTACATGCACGGTCCCGTGATGGCACGCAATCCGATGATCGCGGACCTGCTGCTGAAACTGGCTCTCGACGTGAACGCGCTGCCACCGACGGACGACCGTTGGTACGAGGCGCTGCGCTCCGAGCGCATCGCCGCGGCGACGCAGCCCGCCTGA